CACGGCACCTTCGACTTTGTCGTTGGCCAGTTCGACAATGGCTCATTGAAGACGAACGTCACGGTGAATGTCGGGGAAATGCTGATTCCCGACGTCGCGTAGAGGCTGGTCGGGACGGCGATCGGCACTGACCTCCGTGCGGTATCCTGCTGTCCGGCTGGTTGCATGCGCGACACGGCCGCGATCAGAACAGCGATCCCTGACCGCCCGTTTCCTTCGCCTTCAACGATTTCGCGCGGGATGGCGCATCGGGCTTCGGAGCGGGTTGGGAAGTGCCGCCGCCCGTTGCGGTCGCGGCGGCCTTGCCGTCCGCGAAGGTGAGTTGCAATGCCTGTCCGGCGGCGATCTCGGCCGCGCGCCTGATGACGTTGCCCTCACCATCGGCGACCAGCGAATAGCCGCGTTCGAGGATCGATTCGTGGGAGGTCCGCAGCGTGGCGAGCATGCGGTGCGCCTGCGCAAGGCGGTTGCAGAGGCGCTCCAGCCGCGCGCCTTCGGCGAGATCGAGACGGCGCTCGAGGCTGGTGACGGATGTTCGCAACATTATGTTGCGACGTTGCAGGGCATCCGGCCGGACGCGAGCGGAGAGGCGCGAAAACGCCTGCCGGCAGGCCGCAAGCCGCCGCGCGAGCGCCTGAAAACTGCGCAAGCCGTCGCGCTCGGCGCGTTTGCGCGTGTCCGCGATGCGCAGCATCAGCGTCGCCGGCGTCAGCCGCGCCGCGTTGAGCCGCGCCCGGCGGCGCTCGGTCCCGGCCGTCAGCCCGCGCGAGAGGCGGCTTGCCGCTTCGTCGAAACGGCGGCGCGGCAGCGCCAGAAGCTGGTCGGGTGAGGGCAGGGCGCGGGCGGCCGAGCGCAGCGCCTGCCGCCTTTTGTCGAAATGCCTGACGACGCAGTTACCGAGCCGCGCATGCAGGCTCACGATCGTCGCCTGGAGATCCGCCTTCACCGGCACGGCGAGTTCGGCGGCGCCCGTCGGCGTCGGCGCGCGCACGTCGGCGGCATAGTCGACCAGCGTCCAGTCGGTTTCGTGGCCGACCGCCGAGATCACCGGAATGTCCGAGGCGGCGACGGTGCGCGCCAGCCCCTCGTCGTTGAAACCCCAAAGATCTTCGAGGCTGCCGCCGCCGCGCGCGACGATCAGCAGGTCGGGCCGCGGAATCGGCCCGCCATGTTCCAGCGCATTGAAGCCGGCGACGGCCGCCGACACTTCCGCGCCGGCCGTCTCGCCCTGCACGCGCACCGGCCAGACCAGCACATGCAGCGGAAAGCGGTCGGCGATGCGGTGCAATATGTCCCGGATGACCGCGCCGGTGGGCGATGTCACCACGCCGATGACGCGCGGCATGTAGGGCAGGAGCTGCTTGCGGGCCGGATCGAACAGGCCTTCCGCCTGCAGCCGCCGCTTGCGTTCCTCCAGCAGCGCCATCAGCGCGCCGGCGCCGGCCGGCTCCAGATTGTCGATGACGATCTGGTATTTGGAGGAGCCGGGATAGGTCGTCAGCCGTCCTGTCGCGATCACTTCCATGCCCTCTTCGGGCCGGAAGCGCAGCTTCGACATGGTGCCTTTCCAGATCACGGCTTCCAGCCGCGCCCGCTCGTCCTTCAGCGCGAAATAGGCATGGCCGGAGGAATGCGGCCCGCGATAGCCGGAAATCTCGCCGCGCACGCGCACATGGCCGAAGGCATCCTCGACCGTGCGTTTCAGCGCATTGGAGATCTCCCTGACCGTGAATTCGGCCGCGTTGCTGCGCGATTCGGGAAGGAGATCGTCCATCGGATCATTGAAGGCACGTCGGCCGGCGGGTCAAGGCGTGGAGCGCCTGCCTGCGTCGGCAGCGCCTACCATCCGGGAGAAACCAGCGCCGGCTTGCCGTGCCGGCCGCGTCCCAGCCCGATGGCCGAGATCGCCGGCAGGTCGATCGCCGCCACCGCTTCCGGCACGGTGATGTTGTCCAGGCTTTCGGAGATGTGCCGCGCCAGCGCCTCGACGAGATCGGGCCGGTCGGTCGGGCCGCGCATGATGCCGATCATGCAGTCGGGCAGTTCGCCAAACCCGTCGGCGTCGCCCAGCACGCGCATGCCGGGCCTCAGCGCGCATTCCGGCAGCACGGATATTGCGAGCCCGGAAAGCACCGCCGCCGTGATGACGGTAGCCGAGAAGCTGGTGAAGAGCACGCGATAGTCGCGGCCCATTCGGTCGAGCACGTCGCAGGCAGCGCGCCGCCAGATGCAGGTCGGCCGGCCGAAGGCCATCGGCAGCTGCTTCTGCTCGTGCACCACATGGTTGGCGGAGGTCACCCAGAGAAGCGGCTCGCGCCGCACGATCTCGGACGGCGCGTTGGCGTCGTTGTGCGTGACCAGCGCGATGTCGAGATTGCCGCGCTTCAGGTGCTCGCGCAGGCCCGGCGTCGGCTCGCAGATCACCGACAGTTCCACGCGCGGATTGGAACGCGAGAAGCGCGCCATGATCTCCGGCAGGAACCGGTCGGCATAGTCGTCCGGCGTGCCAATGCGGATGTGGCCTTCGAGGCTGTTGTCGTCGAAGGCGGCAAGCGTCTCGCGGTTCAGCCGGATCATGCGGCGCGCGTAGGTGAGCAGCTTTTCGCCTTCCTCGGTCAGCCTGTTGCTGCGTCCGTCCTTCTCGAACAGCGGCTTGCCGATGCGTTCCTCCAGCCGCCGCATCTGCATGGAAACGGCCGATTGCGTGCGGTGCACCTCCTCCGCCGCGCGGGTGAAGCTGCCTGTATCGGCGATGCTGATGAAGGTCTGCAGCTGATCGAGATCGAGCGGAGCGGCGGGCATGGACATAATCCATCAGGATTGTTGATGCTGAAGATTAAAAACATTCGTTGGATTAATCAATCGCTTTTGGCGATATTGCCGGCGTCACCAACGGACGCAGGTTCCGCGCGCGGGCGGCTCTGGATCGAGAGCGCCGCGACGGGAAAACCGCGTCGATACGACATGGAGAAAGACGATGACCACGATCGAACACAGCCATTTCGCGATGCCTTCCGCGCGCCCGGCGATTTCGACGCGCGTCGTCAATCTCGTATGGAAA
The window above is part of the Rhizobiaceae bacterium genome. Proteins encoded here:
- a CDS encoding LysR substrate-binding domain-containing protein, which encodes MPAAPLDLDQLQTFISIADTGSFTRAAEEVHRTQSAVSMQMRRLEERIGKPLFEKDGRSNRLTEEGEKLLTYARRMIRLNRETLAAFDDNSLEGHIRIGTPDDYADRFLPEIMARFSRSNPRVELSVICEPTPGLREHLKRGNLDIALVTHNDANAPSEIVRREPLLWVTSANHVVHEQKQLPMAFGRPTCIWRRAACDVLDRMGRDYRVLFTSFSATVITAAVLSGLAISVLPECALRPGMRVLGDADGFGELPDCMIGIMRGPTDRPDLVEALARHISESLDNITVPEAVAAIDLPAISAIGLGRGRHGKPALVSPGW
- the xseA gene encoding exodeoxyribonuclease VII large subunit — protein: MDDLLPESRSNAAEFTVREISNALKRTVEDAFGHVRVRGEISGYRGPHSSGHAYFALKDERARLEAVIWKGTMSKLRFRPEEGMEVIATGRLTTYPGSSKYQIVIDNLEPAGAGALMALLEERKRRLQAEGLFDPARKQLLPYMPRVIGVVTSPTGAVIRDILHRIADRFPLHVLVWPVRVQGETAGAEVSAAVAGFNALEHGGPIPRPDLLIVARGGGSLEDLWGFNDEGLARTVAASDIPVISAVGHETDWTLVDYAADVRAPTPTGAAELAVPVKADLQATIVSLHARLGNCVVRHFDKRRQALRSAARALPSPDQLLALPRRRFDEAASRLSRGLTAGTERRRARLNAARLTPATLMLRIADTRKRAERDGLRSFQALARRLAACRQAFSRLSARVRPDALQRRNIMLRTSVTSLERRLDLAEGARLERLCNRLAQAHRMLATLRTSHESILERGYSLVADGEGNVIRRAAEIAAGQALQLTFADGKAAATATGGGTSQPAPKPDAPSRAKSLKAKETGGQGSLF